CCCGGCCCGGTTTGGGTTGCTGGAAGTGAAGGTGAAAAGGGGATTGAAAAGAAAACGGTGCCGTCGACGGTTGTGTTTTGCAGTGAGGAAAACGTGTGGAAGCTGTGCGACTACATCAGGAGTCGGGGGGAGCGCCCTGTGGAGGAGTTCTACGCGGTTTTCATCTCCAACGAGAGGAGGATGGTGAGTGGGTGAGTTGTGCGCTCCGTGGGGGTGGTAAACCAGAGGcggggggaggtgggaggcGCTTTAACTACCCCAGGCCTTTTAAGTACAGCCTGGGGTAGGTGAGTCTTGGCCCCAGgcccccctgcagcagctgagaggcacgcaggcagcagcacctgggagcatgaagaatttcatttgtttctggcCTCCAGACCCCACGCAGTATTTGCTCAAGACATCAAGGCAACACCAGAACCTgagaaacagtaaaaggaaacaGCTCGACCTGCTGCACCAGAAGAGAGCCCTGCTCTCTCCTCTAGAAGCCCCAAGGATAAGGATACCCTCAGGGGAACAAAAGGTTCATGGCATTCTTTCCAAGCTTAAAAGAAGTTGCCCTAAAACAACAGATCAATCTTAATTAAAGGTTAAaggttgggctagatgatcttaaaggtctcttccaacctgaatgtTTCTATGAATGTCCTTACCTGACACGCTTGGATTGTGGGAAGAAGGAATCACGGTGCCCCTAAGGGCTGTGGGAtgatttttccctgtcatcCATCAAGTTAGGGGGAATATTACATTATATGGTCCAGAATAGCGTCCAGtttaatgtttctgaaagataaaaacTGGAGCAAGCTTTCTGACAGCAGCACTGACACAAGCTGATGAAATGCAGAGTTTAGCAAAGAACTTACCCAAGCCGAAACTAATCTCTGTAAGTCAGGAGTGGTTTATGCCAAATTGCTTAACTTTCAGGTCCCGCTCTGGAAACAGAAGTCAGGGCATGGAGATGAGCCTGTTGTCTGGGTAAGGCcctctgttctttctttgtcaGTATTTAAGTGCGTGCCTCTGTAGCTGAGGTCTGCAGGATCAGATGTGGGTAGTGTTAGATACCTCTGCTGGAATGAATTTAGGTTTATGTCCCCCCTGAGCATCAGGAAGCACTCTGTATGTGccagaggtcccttccgacCTCAGCCGtcctgtatttctgtattaGTATTTATTATTCTTCTACAGCAGCCTAAATGCAACCCTTTTATTGTTCACAGGGAAATAGCAGTGAGATGGCCCATAAAACCACCAGGTGACAAAGCTTAGTTAGCATCGGTAAGAGTGCACAACAGTTCTGTGAAAATTACTGTCTGGTTTTGTTGGGGCCCGCCAGCTTTGTAGGATGTTAAATAGATGTCTTGTAACAAGCTGACGGGTGAAAATATCCATATAGGTCTGACATGGGATGGAAAAACGTGAGCAATACATGTCTTCAGGTGCCAGCTTGTATGTAAGCTCTTCCAGAGTTTTTGGCGTGTCATTTAATGTAATGTAGTTCAGTAGTTGCCACTACAGAATTCCTTTTAAAGATGTGTAGTTATGGTTATACTGTatgggagggaaaaaatcaattttgcgtggcaatttgtttcagaaattctgttttttaaaaaaaaaatctgtgaatttctgaaattctgtcCTTACAGAGtcattttctggaaaattatCAGTGTGTTTATATTGTACAAAAGGCTTGGTTTAAAAAGAGGTCCAAGTGTTATCGGGATGATCTGAGAAGGAATAGGAGTTAACAACAAGTATCTTCAGTTTACTTTTTGGAAAACTGCAATGAATGTAAGTAACTAACACTGAAAATAGTAACTGGAGTttctccagccccctgccatacCCGTGTTTCCTACATGTTAAGGAATCAAAGATGTGGTATGAGGACTAGCGTACTCTTCAGGTTAGCTGCCCAGGCTGATACCAAAGAAGGCTACAAGTAATGGGGAGAATAGCAAGGCTTACCAAAAGGCACGAGGGCTGAGGCAGGCATTAGGAAACGTCTCTCCTGGTGCTGGAACATCACAGGCGCGATACCCGAGCATCAGAAAGCAGTCTCTAAAGAAGAGAAGCTGTAGCCTCAGCTTCCAGGAGGCTTTTTTTCTACTCCCTGTGTGGGTTTCTGGTTAACAACTGTTTAACTCCTGACAATTACCGTTCTTCCCAGGACTACCACGTTATCCTACTTCATGTTTCCAGTGGGGAGCAGAACTTCATTTATGATCTTGACACAGTGCTGCCATTCCCCTGTCCTTTTGACGTGTACAGCACGGAGGCCTTCAGGCTGGATGACAGCCTTCATCCTGAATTTCACAGgtgaggacaaaaaaaaaaaagatgaagagcatgaattttatttcatgaagtCCAAGTTGAAGTTGTCTCTGTGGATATATACTGATAGAAGTCTTCTGTTATACTCCAAGAAACTCAATgcactgcattatttttctaaagctcTTTAATTGCTGTTGTTTAATCATCAAAAGCCTTTCCTTGCTGATGTTTATTCTTAACAGCCCAGCAGCTTAGCCCAGTGTTTCTGAGTGGAGTATTTAACTAAGCTAAGACTCcctgggaggaagaaagggcTCTTCTCCAGAGTGGCTAATGCAGCGTTATGTACATATATCTCTTGATACAATTGTGCATTGTTGTTTAGGAAAATCCGGATGATACGAGCAGATCTGTACCTGGAGACGTTTGCTTCGGACAGATCTCACATGAAAGATGCAGATGGGAAATGGCAGAAACCTCCTCCCTCGTACCCCTGCATTGAAACAGCAGGTGAGCTGGCAGgactcctttttccttttaacagaGTTGAATGATTCAGTCAGAGGTGGgtgcaataaaaaaatgtgcttttggaCATGTGCTTTGGAAGCGTATCCAGCCAGCACAGTGTGT
The sequence above is a segment of the Anas acuta unplaced genomic scaffold, bAnaAcu1.1 SCAFFOLD_38, whole genome shotgun sequence genome. Coding sequences within it:
- the LOC137849109 gene encoding protein N-terminal glutamine amidohydrolase-like isoform X2, with product MAELDEDRYRPAVPPRAACAYTGCYCEENVWKLCDYIRSRGERPVEEFYAVFISNERRMVPLWKQKSGHGDEPVVWDYHVILLHVSSGEQNFIYDLDTVLPFPCPFDVYSTEAFRLDDSLHPEFHRKIRMIRADLYLETFASDRSHMKDADGKWQKPPPSYPCIETADSKMNLDDFIGMNPRVGWGSVLPLSDFVRQFGRQTHLSCSVKAQ
- the LOC137849109 gene encoding protein N-terminal glutamine amidohydrolase-like isoform X5; translation: MAELDEDRYRPAVPPRAACAYTGCYCEENVWKLCDYIRSRGERPVEEFYAVFISNERRMVPLWKQKSGHGDEPVVWDYHVILLHVSSGEQNFIYDLDTVLPFPCPFDVYSTEAFRLDDSLHPEFHRKIRMIRADLYLETFASDRSHMKDADGKWQKPPPSYPCIETAVTHFVH
- the LOC137849109 gene encoding protein N-terminal glutamine amidohydrolase-like isoform X1, translated to MAELDEDRYRPAVPPRAACAYTGCYCEENVWKLCDYIRSRGERPVEEFYAVFISNERRMVPLWKQKSGHGDEPVVWDYHVILLHVSSGEQNFIYDLDTVLPFPCPFDVYSTEAFRLDDSLHPEFHRKIRMIRADLYLETFASDRSHMKDADGKWQKPPPSYPCIETADGEKCGEVLFWWSLLMLCTFGFAAFLIIQCYHIFLLEKVGSKEHVLCLEPSLLWF
- the LOC137849109 gene encoding protein N-terminal glutamine amidohydrolase-like isoform X4, with the protein product MAELDEDRYRPAVPPRAACAYTGCYCEENVWKLCDYIRSRGERPVEEFYAVFISNERRMDYHVILLHVSSGEQNFIYDLDTVLPFPCPFDVYSTEAFRLDDSLHPEFHRKIRMIRADLYLETFASDRSHMKDADGKWQKPPPSYPCIETADSKMNLDDFIGMNPRVGWGSVLPLSDFVRQFGRQTHLSCSVKAQ
- the LOC137849109 gene encoding protein N-terminal glutamine amidohydrolase-like isoform X3, which codes for MAELDEDRYRPAVPPRAACAYTGCYCEENVWKLCDYIRSRGERPVEEFYAVFISNERRMDYHVILLHVSSGEQNFIYDLDTVLPFPCPFDVYSTEAFRLDDSLHPEFHRKIRMIRADLYLETFASDRSHMKDADGKWQKPPPSYPCIETADGEKCGEVLFWWSLLMLCTFGFAAFLIIQCYHIFLLEKVGSKEHVLCLEPSLLWF